Proteins encoded by one window of Polaribacter haliotis:
- a CDS encoding 5-formyltetrahydrofolate cyclo-ligase gives MFKKELRKIYKEKRKELSPNQKLELEQDIYTQIFELDFSEIQVVHLFLSIRKFDEINTQPIIDFLNKKNKTIVVSKCDFGNNTLQHFIFDKNTKLEVNSWGIPEPINAQEIDPKEIDLVLVPMLISDENNYRVGYGKGFYDGFLSECKPTVKTIGINFFKPIQKINDIHKFDVALNQIIYPRK, from the coding sequence ATGTTTAAAAAAGAACTTCGAAAAATATATAAGGAAAAAAGAAAGGAATTATCTCCAAATCAAAAATTAGAATTAGAGCAAGATATTTACACTCAAATTTTTGAATTGGATTTTTCTGAAATTCAAGTTGTTCATCTTTTTTTAAGCATTAGAAAATTTGATGAAATAAATACACAACCCATTATCGATTTTTTAAATAAAAAAAATAAAACAATTGTGGTGAGTAAATGCGACTTTGGGAACAATACATTACAGCATTTTATTTTCGATAAAAACACGAAATTGGAAGTCAATTCTTGGGGAATTCCAGAACCAATTAATGCCCAAGAAATCGACCCAAAAGAAATTGATTTAGTTTTAGTACCTATGCTAATTTCCGATGAAAATAACTACAGAGTTGGTTATGGAAAAGGATTTTACGATGGTTTTTTATCCGAATGCAAACCTACAGTAAAAACAATTGGGATTAATTTTTTTAAACCCATTCAAAAAATTAACGACATTCATAAATTTGATGTAGCTTTGAACCAAATTATTTATCCAAGAAAATGA
- a CDS encoding PhnA domain-containing protein: MSLQEELENRSGNKCELCTATDSLSVYDVKPTITGGGGMDGSLLACETCITQIDNPEETDANHWRCLNDSMWSEFRAVKVVAWRMLSRLRNEGWPKDLLDLMYLEDDDLRFAKESGDHLDESEKIIHRDANGAILQAGDSVVLIKDLKVKGSSLVAKQGTAVRRISLDHENAKYIEGKVGPTQIVIITDYVKKMAEKE; this comes from the coding sequence ATGAGTTTACAAGAAGAGTTAGAAAACAGAAGTGGAAATAAATGCGAATTATGTACAGCAACAGATAGTTTATCTGTTTATGATGTAAAACCAACCATAACTGGTGGTGGAGGAATGGATGGAAGTTTGTTGGCTTGTGAAACTTGTATAACTCAAATCGATAATCCAGAAGAAACAGATGCAAATCATTGGCGTTGTTTAAACGATTCTATGTGGAGTGAGTTTAGAGCTGTAAAAGTTGTTGCTTGGCGAATGTTGTCTCGTTTAAGAAACGAAGGTTGGCCAAAAGATTTGTTGGATTTGATGTATTTGGAAGATGACGATTTACGTTTCGCAAAAGAATCTGGAGATCATTTAGACGAAAGCGAAAAGATAATTCATAGAGATGCAAATGGTGCTATTTTACAGGCTGGAGACTCTGTGGTTTTAATAAAAGATTTAAAAGTAAAAGGTTCTAGTTTGGTTGCCAAGCAAGGAACAGCAGTTCGTAGAATTTCTTTAGATCACGAAAACGCAAAATATATTGAGGGAAAAGTTGGCCCAACGCAAATTGTAATTATTACAGATTACGTTAAGAAAATGGCGGAAAAAGAATAG